The proteins below are encoded in one region of Juglans microcarpa x Juglans regia isolate MS1-56 chromosome 4D, Jm3101_v1.0, whole genome shotgun sequence:
- the LOC121260907 gene encoding probable aldo-keto reductase 1 has protein sequence MAQGNEVQIPRVKLGNQGLEVSKLGFGCMGLTGAYNSPLSDEDGISVIKHAFSKGITFFDTADVYGPHTNEILLGKALKQLPREKIQIATKFGIKRLLLSSGMDVDGSPEYVRSCCEASLKRLDVEYIDLYYQHRVDTKVPIEETIGELKKLVEEGKVKYIGLSEASPDTIRRAHAIHPITAVQMEWSLWTRDLEEEIIPLCRELGIGIVPYSPLGRGFFAGKGVVETVATNSNLVNHPRFQGENLDKNKTIYTRVESLARKHECTPAQLALAWVLEQGDDVVPIPGTTKIKNLDNNIGSLKVKLTREALKEISDAVPIEEVAGGRSFINTNHLQWKFANTPPKN, from the exons ATGGCACAAGGAAACGAAGTCCAAATTCCAAGGGTGAAACTGGGCAATCAAGGCCTTGAG GTCTCAAAGTTGGGGTTTGGATGTATGGGCCTGACTGGAGCCTATAATTCTCCTCTCTCTGATGAGGATGGAATCTCAGTAATAAAGCATGCTTTCAGTAAGGGAATCACTTTCTTTGATACAGCCGACGTTTATGGGCCTCATACTAATGAAATTCTTCTTGGGAAG GCCTTGAAGCAATTGCCAAGAGAGAAAATTCAAATTGCCACCAAATTTGGCATCAAAAGACTGTTGTTATCTTCTGGTATGGATGTGGACGGTAGTCCGGAATATGTTCGCTCATGCTGTGAGGCGAGCTTGAAGCGCCTTGATGTGGAATATATTGATCTGTATTATCAGCACCGGGTAGACACAAAAGTACCTATAGAAGAAACC ATTGGTGAACTTAAGAAGCTGGTAGAAGAGGGAAAAGTCAAGTATATTGGTCTATCTGAAGCCAGCCCAGACACAATAAGGAGGGCACATGCTATCCATCCAATCACAGCTGTACAAATGGAGTGGTCTCTCTGGACTCGTGATCTCGAGGAAGAGATAATTCCACTTTGCAG GGAACTTGGAATTGGAATAGTTCCATACAGTCCTCTTGGTCGTGGTTTTTTCGCTGGCAAGGGAGTTGTTGAAACTGTGGCCACAAATAGCAACTTG GTCAATCATCCTCGGTTCCAAGGTGAGAATTTGGATAAGAACAAGACCATTTATACTCGAGTAGAAAGCCTGGCTAGAAAACATGAATGCACTCCTGCCCAGCTGGCACTAGCATGGGTTCTTGAGCAAGGGGACGATGTTGTACCTATACCTG GGACAACCAAGATCAAGAACCTGGATAACAATATTGGCTCTTTGAAGGTGAAACTTACAAGAGAAGCTCTAAAAGAGATATCTGATGCTGTGCCTATCGAAGAGGTAGCTGGTGGTAGAAGCTTTATAAACACGAATCATTTACAATGGAAGTTTGCCAACACTCCACCAAAGAATTAA
- the LOC121260089 gene encoding probable aldo-keto reductase 1 — protein sequence MAEERSVQIPRVKLGSQGFEVSKLGFGCMGLSGIYNDPVPEEVGISIIMHAFTKGITFFDTADVYGANANEVLVGKALKQLPREKIQLATKFGIVGMKSSDVIVNGTPEYVRSCCEGSLKRLGVEYIDLYYQHRIDTSVPIEDTMGELKKLVEEGKIKYIGLSEASTDTIKRAHAVYPITAVQMEWSLWTREIEDEIIPLCRELGIGIVPYSPLGRGFFGGKAVIESVPANSFLNSNPRFQGENFHQNKNFYSRVEKLAEKHGCTPAQLALAWINHQGDDVVPIPGTTKIKNLNDNIGCLRVELKGEDLKEISDAIPINEVAGDRITDNFIRCSWKFANTPPKCSSVA from the exons ATGGCTGAAGAGCGGAGTGTTCAGATTCCGAGAGTGAAGCTTGGGAGTCAGGGATTTGAG GTTTCAAAACTGGGGTTTGGCTGTATGGGGCTTTCCGGAATCTACAATGATCCTGTCCCCGAAGAGGTTGGCATATCaatcatcatgcatgcattcactAAAGGAATCACATTCTTTGATACGGCTGACGTGTATGGAGCAAATGCTAATGAAGTTTTGGTGGGAAAG GCATTGAAGCAGTTGCCTCGAGAAAAGATTCAGTTGGCCACAAAATTTGGTATTGTCGGAATGAAATCTAGTGATGTTATAGTAAATGGTACCCCTGAGTATGTCCGCTCCTGTTGTGAGGGTAGTCTGAAGCGCCTTGGTGTGGAATACATTGATCTCTACTATCAGCACCGGATTGATACATCAGTACCTATAGAGGACACT ATGGGGGAACTTAAAAAGTTGGTGGAAGAGGGAAAGATAAAGTATATTGGACTCTCTGAAGCTAGCACAGACACAATAAAGAGGGCACATGCAGTTTACCCCATCACTGCTGTTCAAATGGAGTGGTCTCTCTGGACTCGCGAAATTGAGGATGAAATAATTCCACTTTGCAG GGAGCTTGGAATTGGGATAGTACCTTACAGTCCTCTTGGTCGTGGATTTTTTGGCGGCAAGGCTGTCATTGAAAGTGTGCCTgcaaacagttttctt AACTCAAACCCTAGATTTCAAGGAGAGAACTTTCACCAAAACAAGAACTTCTATTCTAGAGTAGAAAAGTTGGCTGAAAAGCATGGATGCACACCTGCACAACTTGCACTTGCATGGATTAATCATCAAGGAGATGATGTGGTTCCTATCCCTG GAACAACGAAGATTAAAAATCTGAACGACAATATTGGTTGCTTGAGAGTGGAGCTCAAAGGAGAAGATTTGAAGGAGATTTCAGATGCAATACCCATAAACGAGGTGGCAGGTGACAGAATAACTGATAATTTCATTCGCTGTTCGTGGAAATTTGCAAATACGCCACCAAAATGCAGCAGTGTAGCTTAA